A window from Engraulis encrasicolus isolate BLACKSEA-1 chromosome 11, IST_EnEncr_1.0, whole genome shotgun sequence encodes these proteins:
- the fgfr1b gene encoding fibroblast growth factor receptor 1b isoform X3, with protein sequence MGTHRILLSWSLLFLWVVLTQLTTTGTQARPAVTDQVQSEVKMELYTLFPGERLALQCLEHLEETQHEEEEEVQAGEKEEKDEEQEQEQEETQEEVRWTKQGVPLGDGERVRLREGQLEIEAVEVADAGLYRCFSFRGPRGRNHTAFFAVNVTAADAVASSEDEDDDESSSEEDKPSSSQKLLPMPPRWSQPEKMEKKLHAVPASKTVKFRCQAEGNPTPTLRWLKNGKDFKREQRIGGFKLREHMWVIIMDSVVPSDKGNYTCVVENKYGSINHTYQLDVVERSPHRPILYAGLPANRTAVVGSDVEFVCKVFSDPQPHIQWLKHIEVNGSSVGSDGHPYVRILKAAGLNTTDKEMEVLVLKNVSFEDAGQYTCLAGNSIGLSHHSAWLTVVKGMLPTDVPNQTYLEVLIYCVGFFLISIMAGVATIVKIRSSSKKSEFNGQLAVHKLAKSIPLRKQVSVDSSSSLGSGAMLVRPLRLSSSGSHLLPGVSEYELPQDPRWEFSRDRLVLGKPLGEGCFGQVVMAEAMGMDKEKPNRVTKVAVKMLKPDATEKDLSDLISEMEMMKTIGKHKNIINLLGACTQDGPLYVIVEYASKGNLREYLRARRPPGMEYCYNPDQAPSESMCIKDLVSCAYQVARGMEYLASKKCIHRDLAARNVLVTEDNVMKIADFGLARDIHHIDYYKKTTNGRLPVKWMAPEALFDRIYTHQSDVWSFGVLLWEIFTLGGSPYPGVPVEELFKLLKEGHRMDRPSACTQELYLMMKDCWHAVPTYRPTFKQLVEDLDRILSMTSNQEYLDLSEPLDPYSQVVLDTRSSTCSSEADSVFSQDAAATEPCLPQAPHSAAQSGSSRAFRKH encoded by the exons TCCAGTCGGAGGTGAAAATGGAGCTGTACACGTTGTTCCCTGGGGAGCGTTTAGCGCTGCAGTGCCTCGAGCACCTGGAGGAGACgcagcatgaggaggaggaggaggtacaggctggggagaaagaggagaaggatgaggagcaggagcaggagcaggaggagacgcAGGAGGAGGTCAGGTGGACCAAGCAGGGGGTTCCGCTAGGCGATGGGGAGCGCGTGCGGCTCCGTGAGGGCCAGCTGGAGATCGAGGCGGTGGAGGTGGCCGACGCGGGCCTGTACCGATGCTTTAGCTTCCGCGGCCCGCGCGGGCGCAACCACACCGCCTTTTTCGCCGTTAATGTCACAG CAGCTGATGCAGTGGCCTCCTCTGAAGATGAAGACGACGACGAGTCTTCCTCGGAAGAAGATAAACCATCGAGTAGCCAGAAGCTTCTAC CGATGCCTCCGCGGTGGTCCCAGCCTGAGAAGATGGAGAAGAAGCTTCACGCCGTGCCCGCCAGCAAGACGGTGAAGTTCCGTTGCCAGGCCGAGGGCAACCCCACGCCCACCCTGCGCTGGCTGAAGAACGGCAAGGACTTCAAGCGGGAGCAGCGCATCGGGGGCTTTAAG CTGAGGGAGCACATGTGGGTGATCATCATGGACTCGGTGGTGCCCTCAGACAAGGGCAACTACACCTGCGTAGTGGAGAACAAGTACGGCAGCATCAACCACACCTACCAGCTGGACGTCGTGG AGCGCTCTCCTCACCGGCCCATCCTGTACGCGGGACTGCCAGCTAACCGCACAGCGGTGGTGGGCAGTGACGTCGAGTTTGTGTGTAAGGTCTTCAGTGACCCTCAGCCTCACATCCAGTGGCTGAAgcacattgaagtcaatgggagTAGCGTTGGGTCCGACGGCCATCCATATGTGCGCATCCTTAAG GCCGCAGGTCTGAACACCACGGACAAGGAGATGGAGGTTCTGGTGCTGAAGAACGTCAGCTTTGAGGACGCTGGGCAGTATACTTGCTTGGCGGGCAATTCTATTGGGCTCTCGCATCACTCTGCATGGTTGACTGTTGTCAAAG GTATGCTGCCCACGGACGTGCCCAACCAGACGTACCTGGAGGTGCTGATCTACTGCGTGGGCTTCTTCCTGATCTCCATCATGGCCGGGGTGGCCACCATCGTCAAGATCCGCAGCTCCTCCAAGAAGAGCGAGTTCAACGGCCAGCTAGCCGTGCACAAGCTGGCCAAGAGCATCCCCCTACGCAAGCAG GTGTCAGTGGACTCCAGCTCGTCTCTGGGCTCGGGGGCTATGCTGGTGCGGCCCCTGCGGCTCTCCTCCAGCGGATCTCACCTGCTGCCTGGTGTGAGCGAGTACGAGCTTCCCCAGGATCCTCGCTGGGAGTTCTCCAGGGACAG GCTGGTTCTTGGGAAGCCCCTGGGAGAAGGCTGCTTTGGGCAAGTGGTTATGGCAGAGGCCATGGGAATGGACAAGGAGAAGCCCAACCGTGTCACCAAAGTGGCTGTCAAAATGCTGAAAC CTGATGCCACAGAAAAGGACCTGTCAGACCTCATCTCGGAGATGGAGATGATGAAGACCATTGGCAAACACAAAAACATCATCAACCTCCTGGGAGCCTGCACGCAGGACG GCCCTCTGTACGTGATAGTGGAGTACGCCTCCAAAGGGAACCTCAGGGAGTACCTGCGTGCCCGTAGACCTCCCGGCATGGAGTACTGCTACAACCCTGACCAGGCCCCTTCAGAGAGCATGTGCATCAAAGACCTCGTCTCCTGTGCCTACCAGGTGGCCCGTGGCATGGAGTACTTGGCATCTAAAAAG tGCATCCACAGAGATCTGGCTGCCCGGAACGTGCTGGTGACAGAAGACAATGTGATGAAGATCGCTGACTTCGGCCTGGCCAGAGACATCCACCACATAGATTACTACAAGAAGACAACAAAT GGCCGATTGCCTGTGAAATGGATGGCACCCGAAGCTCTGTTCGACCGGATCTACACCCACCAGAGTGATGT GTGGTCCTTTGGGGTGCTGCTTTGGGAGATCTTCACGTTGGGAGGGTCTCCGTATCCTGGGGTGCCTGTAGAAGAGCTCTTCAAGCTGCTGAAGGAGGGCCATCGCATGGACAGGCCGTCCGCCTGCACTCAGGAGCT gtaCCTAATGATGAAAGACTGCTGGCACGCTGTTCCCACTTACAGGCCCACGTTCAAGCAGCTCGTGGAGGACCTTGACCGCATCCTGTCCATGACATCCAACCAG GAGTACCTGGACCTCTCGGAGCCGCTGGATCCGTACTCCCAGGTCGTCTTGGACACCCGCAGTTCCACATGTTCCTCGGAGGCGGACTCAGTGTTCTCCCAGGACGCCGCGGCAACGGAACCCTGCCTTCCGCAGGCTCCGCACTCCGCAGCACAGAGCGGTAGCAGCCGGGCCTTCAGGAAGCACTGA
- the fgfr1b gene encoding fibroblast growth factor receptor 1b isoform X2 yields MGTHRILLSWSLLFLWVVLTQLTTTGTQARPAVTDQVQSEVKMELYTLFPGERLALQCLEHLEETQHEEEEEVQAGEKEEKDEEQEQEQEETQEEVRWTKQGVPLGDGERVRLREGQLEIEAVEVADAGLYRCFSFRGPRGRNHTAFFAVNVTADAVASSEDEDDDESSSEEDKPSSSQKLLPMPPRWSQPEKMEKKLHAVPASKTVKFRCQAEGNPTPTLRWLKNGKDFKREQRIGGFKLREHMWVIIMDSVVPSDKGNYTCVVENKYGSINHTYQLDVVERSPHRPILYAGLPANRTAVVGSDVEFVCKVFSDPQPHIQWLKHIEVNGSSVGSDGHPYVRILKHSGVNSSDTQVLTLYNITEEEGGEYICKVSNYIGEANQSAWLTVLKHEAQGMLPTDVPNQTYLEVLIYCVGFFLISIMAGVATIVKIRSSSKKSEFNGQLAVHKLAKSIPLRKQVSVDSSSSLGSGAMLVRPLRLSSSGSHLLPGVSEYELPQDPRWEFSRDRLVLGKPLGEGCFGQVVMAEAMGMDKEKPNRVTKVAVKMLKPDATEKDLSDLISEMEMMKTIGKHKNIINLLGACTQDGPLYVIVEYASKGNLREYLRARRPPGMEYCYNPDQAPSESMCIKDLVSCAYQVARGMEYLASKKCIHRDLAARNVLVTEDNVMKIADFGLARDIHHIDYYKKTTNGRLPVKWMAPEALFDRIYTHQSDVWSFGVLLWEIFTLGGSPYPGVPVEELFKLLKEGHRMDRPSACTQELYLMMKDCWHAVPTYRPTFKQLVEDLDRILSMTSNQEYLDLSEPLDPYSQVVLDTRSSTCSSEADSVFSQDAAATEPCLPQAPHSAAQSGSSRAFRKH; encoded by the exons TCCAGTCGGAGGTGAAAATGGAGCTGTACACGTTGTTCCCTGGGGAGCGTTTAGCGCTGCAGTGCCTCGAGCACCTGGAGGAGACgcagcatgaggaggaggaggaggtacaggctggggagaaagaggagaaggatgaggagcaggagcaggagcaggaggagacgcAGGAGGAGGTCAGGTGGACCAAGCAGGGGGTTCCGCTAGGCGATGGGGAGCGCGTGCGGCTCCGTGAGGGCCAGCTGGAGATCGAGGCGGTGGAGGTGGCCGACGCGGGCCTGTACCGATGCTTTAGCTTCCGCGGCCCGCGCGGGCGCAACCACACCGCCTTTTTCGCCGTTAATGTCACAG CTGATGCAGTGGCCTCCTCTGAAGATGAAGACGACGACGAGTCTTCCTCGGAAGAAGATAAACCATCGAGTAGCCAGAAGCTTCTAC CGATGCCTCCGCGGTGGTCCCAGCCTGAGAAGATGGAGAAGAAGCTTCACGCCGTGCCCGCCAGCAAGACGGTGAAGTTCCGTTGCCAGGCCGAGGGCAACCCCACGCCCACCCTGCGCTGGCTGAAGAACGGCAAGGACTTCAAGCGGGAGCAGCGCATCGGGGGCTTTAAG CTGAGGGAGCACATGTGGGTGATCATCATGGACTCGGTGGTGCCCTCAGACAAGGGCAACTACACCTGCGTAGTGGAGAACAAGTACGGCAGCATCAACCACACCTACCAGCTGGACGTCGTGG AGCGCTCTCCTCACCGGCCCATCCTGTACGCGGGACTGCCAGCTAACCGCACAGCGGTGGTGGGCAGTGACGTCGAGTTTGTGTGTAAGGTCTTCAGTGACCCTCAGCCTCACATCCAGTGGCTGAAgcacattgaagtcaatgggagTAGCGTTGGGTCCGACGGCCATCCATATGTGCGCATCCTTAAG CACTCGGGGGTCAATAGCTCGGACACGCAGGTGCTGACCCTCTACAATATCACTGAGGAGGAGGGTGGCGAGTATATATGCAAAGTGTCCAATTATATAGGAGAGGCAAATCAGTCAGCCTGGCTAACTGTCCTCAAGCACGAGGCGCAAG GTATGCTGCCCACGGACGTGCCCAACCAGACGTACCTGGAGGTGCTGATCTACTGCGTGGGCTTCTTCCTGATCTCCATCATGGCCGGGGTGGCCACCATCGTCAAGATCCGCAGCTCCTCCAAGAAGAGCGAGTTCAACGGCCAGCTAGCCGTGCACAAGCTGGCCAAGAGCATCCCCCTACGCAAGCAG GTGTCAGTGGACTCCAGCTCGTCTCTGGGCTCGGGGGCTATGCTGGTGCGGCCCCTGCGGCTCTCCTCCAGCGGATCTCACCTGCTGCCTGGTGTGAGCGAGTACGAGCTTCCCCAGGATCCTCGCTGGGAGTTCTCCAGGGACAG GCTGGTTCTTGGGAAGCCCCTGGGAGAAGGCTGCTTTGGGCAAGTGGTTATGGCAGAGGCCATGGGAATGGACAAGGAGAAGCCCAACCGTGTCACCAAAGTGGCTGTCAAAATGCTGAAAC CTGATGCCACAGAAAAGGACCTGTCAGACCTCATCTCGGAGATGGAGATGATGAAGACCATTGGCAAACACAAAAACATCATCAACCTCCTGGGAGCCTGCACGCAGGACG GCCCTCTGTACGTGATAGTGGAGTACGCCTCCAAAGGGAACCTCAGGGAGTACCTGCGTGCCCGTAGACCTCCCGGCATGGAGTACTGCTACAACCCTGACCAGGCCCCTTCAGAGAGCATGTGCATCAAAGACCTCGTCTCCTGTGCCTACCAGGTGGCCCGTGGCATGGAGTACTTGGCATCTAAAAAG tGCATCCACAGAGATCTGGCTGCCCGGAACGTGCTGGTGACAGAAGACAATGTGATGAAGATCGCTGACTTCGGCCTGGCCAGAGACATCCACCACATAGATTACTACAAGAAGACAACAAAT GGCCGATTGCCTGTGAAATGGATGGCACCCGAAGCTCTGTTCGACCGGATCTACACCCACCAGAGTGATGT GTGGTCCTTTGGGGTGCTGCTTTGGGAGATCTTCACGTTGGGAGGGTCTCCGTATCCTGGGGTGCCTGTAGAAGAGCTCTTCAAGCTGCTGAAGGAGGGCCATCGCATGGACAGGCCGTCCGCCTGCACTCAGGAGCT gtaCCTAATGATGAAAGACTGCTGGCACGCTGTTCCCACTTACAGGCCCACGTTCAAGCAGCTCGTGGAGGACCTTGACCGCATCCTGTCCATGACATCCAACCAG GAGTACCTGGACCTCTCGGAGCCGCTGGATCCGTACTCCCAGGTCGTCTTGGACACCCGCAGTTCCACATGTTCCTCGGAGGCGGACTCAGTGTTCTCCCAGGACGCCGCGGCAACGGAACCCTGCCTTCCGCAGGCTCCGCACTCCGCAGCACAGAGCGGTAGCAGCCGGGCCTTCAGGAAGCACTGA
- the fgfr1b gene encoding fibroblast growth factor receptor 1b isoform X1, which translates to MGTHRILLSWSLLFLWVVLTQLTTTGTQARPAVTDQVQSEVKMELYTLFPGERLALQCLEHLEETQHEEEEEVQAGEKEEKDEEQEQEQEETQEEVRWTKQGVPLGDGERVRLREGQLEIEAVEVADAGLYRCFSFRGPRGRNHTAFFAVNVTAADAVASSEDEDDDESSSEEDKPSSSQKLLPMPPRWSQPEKMEKKLHAVPASKTVKFRCQAEGNPTPTLRWLKNGKDFKREQRIGGFKLREHMWVIIMDSVVPSDKGNYTCVVENKYGSINHTYQLDVVERSPHRPILYAGLPANRTAVVGSDVEFVCKVFSDPQPHIQWLKHIEVNGSSVGSDGHPYVRILKHSGVNSSDTQVLTLYNITEEEGGEYICKVSNYIGEANQSAWLTVLKHEAQGMLPTDVPNQTYLEVLIYCVGFFLISIMAGVATIVKIRSSSKKSEFNGQLAVHKLAKSIPLRKQVSVDSSSSLGSGAMLVRPLRLSSSGSHLLPGVSEYELPQDPRWEFSRDRLVLGKPLGEGCFGQVVMAEAMGMDKEKPNRVTKVAVKMLKPDATEKDLSDLISEMEMMKTIGKHKNIINLLGACTQDGPLYVIVEYASKGNLREYLRARRPPGMEYCYNPDQAPSESMCIKDLVSCAYQVARGMEYLASKKCIHRDLAARNVLVTEDNVMKIADFGLARDIHHIDYYKKTTNGRLPVKWMAPEALFDRIYTHQSDVWSFGVLLWEIFTLGGSPYPGVPVEELFKLLKEGHRMDRPSACTQELYLMMKDCWHAVPTYRPTFKQLVEDLDRILSMTSNQEYLDLSEPLDPYSQVVLDTRSSTCSSEADSVFSQDAAATEPCLPQAPHSAAQSGSSRAFRKH; encoded by the exons TCCAGTCGGAGGTGAAAATGGAGCTGTACACGTTGTTCCCTGGGGAGCGTTTAGCGCTGCAGTGCCTCGAGCACCTGGAGGAGACgcagcatgaggaggaggaggaggtacaggctggggagaaagaggagaaggatgaggagcaggagcaggagcaggaggagacgcAGGAGGAGGTCAGGTGGACCAAGCAGGGGGTTCCGCTAGGCGATGGGGAGCGCGTGCGGCTCCGTGAGGGCCAGCTGGAGATCGAGGCGGTGGAGGTGGCCGACGCGGGCCTGTACCGATGCTTTAGCTTCCGCGGCCCGCGCGGGCGCAACCACACCGCCTTTTTCGCCGTTAATGTCACAG CAGCTGATGCAGTGGCCTCCTCTGAAGATGAAGACGACGACGAGTCTTCCTCGGAAGAAGATAAACCATCGAGTAGCCAGAAGCTTCTAC CGATGCCTCCGCGGTGGTCCCAGCCTGAGAAGATGGAGAAGAAGCTTCACGCCGTGCCCGCCAGCAAGACGGTGAAGTTCCGTTGCCAGGCCGAGGGCAACCCCACGCCCACCCTGCGCTGGCTGAAGAACGGCAAGGACTTCAAGCGGGAGCAGCGCATCGGGGGCTTTAAG CTGAGGGAGCACATGTGGGTGATCATCATGGACTCGGTGGTGCCCTCAGACAAGGGCAACTACACCTGCGTAGTGGAGAACAAGTACGGCAGCATCAACCACACCTACCAGCTGGACGTCGTGG AGCGCTCTCCTCACCGGCCCATCCTGTACGCGGGACTGCCAGCTAACCGCACAGCGGTGGTGGGCAGTGACGTCGAGTTTGTGTGTAAGGTCTTCAGTGACCCTCAGCCTCACATCCAGTGGCTGAAgcacattgaagtcaatgggagTAGCGTTGGGTCCGACGGCCATCCATATGTGCGCATCCTTAAG CACTCGGGGGTCAATAGCTCGGACACGCAGGTGCTGACCCTCTACAATATCACTGAGGAGGAGGGTGGCGAGTATATATGCAAAGTGTCCAATTATATAGGAGAGGCAAATCAGTCAGCCTGGCTAACTGTCCTCAAGCACGAGGCGCAAG GTATGCTGCCCACGGACGTGCCCAACCAGACGTACCTGGAGGTGCTGATCTACTGCGTGGGCTTCTTCCTGATCTCCATCATGGCCGGGGTGGCCACCATCGTCAAGATCCGCAGCTCCTCCAAGAAGAGCGAGTTCAACGGCCAGCTAGCCGTGCACAAGCTGGCCAAGAGCATCCCCCTACGCAAGCAG GTGTCAGTGGACTCCAGCTCGTCTCTGGGCTCGGGGGCTATGCTGGTGCGGCCCCTGCGGCTCTCCTCCAGCGGATCTCACCTGCTGCCTGGTGTGAGCGAGTACGAGCTTCCCCAGGATCCTCGCTGGGAGTTCTCCAGGGACAG GCTGGTTCTTGGGAAGCCCCTGGGAGAAGGCTGCTTTGGGCAAGTGGTTATGGCAGAGGCCATGGGAATGGACAAGGAGAAGCCCAACCGTGTCACCAAAGTGGCTGTCAAAATGCTGAAAC CTGATGCCACAGAAAAGGACCTGTCAGACCTCATCTCGGAGATGGAGATGATGAAGACCATTGGCAAACACAAAAACATCATCAACCTCCTGGGAGCCTGCACGCAGGACG GCCCTCTGTACGTGATAGTGGAGTACGCCTCCAAAGGGAACCTCAGGGAGTACCTGCGTGCCCGTAGACCTCCCGGCATGGAGTACTGCTACAACCCTGACCAGGCCCCTTCAGAGAGCATGTGCATCAAAGACCTCGTCTCCTGTGCCTACCAGGTGGCCCGTGGCATGGAGTACTTGGCATCTAAAAAG tGCATCCACAGAGATCTGGCTGCCCGGAACGTGCTGGTGACAGAAGACAATGTGATGAAGATCGCTGACTTCGGCCTGGCCAGAGACATCCACCACATAGATTACTACAAGAAGACAACAAAT GGCCGATTGCCTGTGAAATGGATGGCACCCGAAGCTCTGTTCGACCGGATCTACACCCACCAGAGTGATGT GTGGTCCTTTGGGGTGCTGCTTTGGGAGATCTTCACGTTGGGAGGGTCTCCGTATCCTGGGGTGCCTGTAGAAGAGCTCTTCAAGCTGCTGAAGGAGGGCCATCGCATGGACAGGCCGTCCGCCTGCACTCAGGAGCT gtaCCTAATGATGAAAGACTGCTGGCACGCTGTTCCCACTTACAGGCCCACGTTCAAGCAGCTCGTGGAGGACCTTGACCGCATCCTGTCCATGACATCCAACCAG GAGTACCTGGACCTCTCGGAGCCGCTGGATCCGTACTCCCAGGTCGTCTTGGACACCCGCAGTTCCACATGTTCCTCGGAGGCGGACTCAGTGTTCTCCCAGGACGCCGCGGCAACGGAACCCTGCCTTCCGCAGGCTCCGCACTCCGCAGCACAGAGCGGTAGCAGCCGGGCCTTCAGGAAGCACTGA
- the fgfr1b gene encoding fibroblast growth factor receptor 1b isoform X4 has translation MGTHRILLSWSLLFLWVVLTQLTTTGTQARPAVTDQVQSEVKMELYTLFPGERLALQCLEHLEETQHEEEEEVQAGEKEEKDEEQEQEQEETQEEVRWTKQGVPLGDGERVRLREGQLEIEAVEVADAGLYRCFSFRGPRGRNHTAFFAVNVTADAVASSEDEDDDESSSEEDKPSSSQKLLPMPPRWSQPEKMEKKLHAVPASKTVKFRCQAEGNPTPTLRWLKNGKDFKREQRIGGFKLREHMWVIIMDSVVPSDKGNYTCVVENKYGSINHTYQLDVVERSPHRPILYAGLPANRTAVVGSDVEFVCKVFSDPQPHIQWLKHIEVNGSSVGSDGHPYVRILKAAGLNTTDKEMEVLVLKNVSFEDAGQYTCLAGNSIGLSHHSAWLTVVKGMLPTDVPNQTYLEVLIYCVGFFLISIMAGVATIVKIRSSSKKSEFNGQLAVHKLAKSIPLRKQVSVDSSSSLGSGAMLVRPLRLSSSGSHLLPGVSEYELPQDPRWEFSRDRLVLGKPLGEGCFGQVVMAEAMGMDKEKPNRVTKVAVKMLKPDATEKDLSDLISEMEMMKTIGKHKNIINLLGACTQDGPLYVIVEYASKGNLREYLRARRPPGMEYCYNPDQAPSESMCIKDLVSCAYQVARGMEYLASKKCIHRDLAARNVLVTEDNVMKIADFGLARDIHHIDYYKKTTNGRLPVKWMAPEALFDRIYTHQSDVWSFGVLLWEIFTLGGSPYPGVPVEELFKLLKEGHRMDRPSACTQELYLMMKDCWHAVPTYRPTFKQLVEDLDRILSMTSNQEYLDLSEPLDPYSQVVLDTRSSTCSSEADSVFSQDAAATEPCLPQAPHSAAQSGSSRAFRKH, from the exons TCCAGTCGGAGGTGAAAATGGAGCTGTACACGTTGTTCCCTGGGGAGCGTTTAGCGCTGCAGTGCCTCGAGCACCTGGAGGAGACgcagcatgaggaggaggaggaggtacaggctggggagaaagaggagaaggatgaggagcaggagcaggagcaggaggagacgcAGGAGGAGGTCAGGTGGACCAAGCAGGGGGTTCCGCTAGGCGATGGGGAGCGCGTGCGGCTCCGTGAGGGCCAGCTGGAGATCGAGGCGGTGGAGGTGGCCGACGCGGGCCTGTACCGATGCTTTAGCTTCCGCGGCCCGCGCGGGCGCAACCACACCGCCTTTTTCGCCGTTAATGTCACAG CTGATGCAGTGGCCTCCTCTGAAGATGAAGACGACGACGAGTCTTCCTCGGAAGAAGATAAACCATCGAGTAGCCAGAAGCTTCTAC CGATGCCTCCGCGGTGGTCCCAGCCTGAGAAGATGGAGAAGAAGCTTCACGCCGTGCCCGCCAGCAAGACGGTGAAGTTCCGTTGCCAGGCCGAGGGCAACCCCACGCCCACCCTGCGCTGGCTGAAGAACGGCAAGGACTTCAAGCGGGAGCAGCGCATCGGGGGCTTTAAG CTGAGGGAGCACATGTGGGTGATCATCATGGACTCGGTGGTGCCCTCAGACAAGGGCAACTACACCTGCGTAGTGGAGAACAAGTACGGCAGCATCAACCACACCTACCAGCTGGACGTCGTGG AGCGCTCTCCTCACCGGCCCATCCTGTACGCGGGACTGCCAGCTAACCGCACAGCGGTGGTGGGCAGTGACGTCGAGTTTGTGTGTAAGGTCTTCAGTGACCCTCAGCCTCACATCCAGTGGCTGAAgcacattgaagtcaatgggagTAGCGTTGGGTCCGACGGCCATCCATATGTGCGCATCCTTAAG GCCGCAGGTCTGAACACCACGGACAAGGAGATGGAGGTTCTGGTGCTGAAGAACGTCAGCTTTGAGGACGCTGGGCAGTATACTTGCTTGGCGGGCAATTCTATTGGGCTCTCGCATCACTCTGCATGGTTGACTGTTGTCAAAG GTATGCTGCCCACGGACGTGCCCAACCAGACGTACCTGGAGGTGCTGATCTACTGCGTGGGCTTCTTCCTGATCTCCATCATGGCCGGGGTGGCCACCATCGTCAAGATCCGCAGCTCCTCCAAGAAGAGCGAGTTCAACGGCCAGCTAGCCGTGCACAAGCTGGCCAAGAGCATCCCCCTACGCAAGCAG GTGTCAGTGGACTCCAGCTCGTCTCTGGGCTCGGGGGCTATGCTGGTGCGGCCCCTGCGGCTCTCCTCCAGCGGATCTCACCTGCTGCCTGGTGTGAGCGAGTACGAGCTTCCCCAGGATCCTCGCTGGGAGTTCTCCAGGGACAG GCTGGTTCTTGGGAAGCCCCTGGGAGAAGGCTGCTTTGGGCAAGTGGTTATGGCAGAGGCCATGGGAATGGACAAGGAGAAGCCCAACCGTGTCACCAAAGTGGCTGTCAAAATGCTGAAAC CTGATGCCACAGAAAAGGACCTGTCAGACCTCATCTCGGAGATGGAGATGATGAAGACCATTGGCAAACACAAAAACATCATCAACCTCCTGGGAGCCTGCACGCAGGACG GCCCTCTGTACGTGATAGTGGAGTACGCCTCCAAAGGGAACCTCAGGGAGTACCTGCGTGCCCGTAGACCTCCCGGCATGGAGTACTGCTACAACCCTGACCAGGCCCCTTCAGAGAGCATGTGCATCAAAGACCTCGTCTCCTGTGCCTACCAGGTGGCCCGTGGCATGGAGTACTTGGCATCTAAAAAG tGCATCCACAGAGATCTGGCTGCCCGGAACGTGCTGGTGACAGAAGACAATGTGATGAAGATCGCTGACTTCGGCCTGGCCAGAGACATCCACCACATAGATTACTACAAGAAGACAACAAAT GGCCGATTGCCTGTGAAATGGATGGCACCCGAAGCTCTGTTCGACCGGATCTACACCCACCAGAGTGATGT GTGGTCCTTTGGGGTGCTGCTTTGGGAGATCTTCACGTTGGGAGGGTCTCCGTATCCTGGGGTGCCTGTAGAAGAGCTCTTCAAGCTGCTGAAGGAGGGCCATCGCATGGACAGGCCGTCCGCCTGCACTCAGGAGCT gtaCCTAATGATGAAAGACTGCTGGCACGCTGTTCCCACTTACAGGCCCACGTTCAAGCAGCTCGTGGAGGACCTTGACCGCATCCTGTCCATGACATCCAACCAG GAGTACCTGGACCTCTCGGAGCCGCTGGATCCGTACTCCCAGGTCGTCTTGGACACCCGCAGTTCCACATGTTCCTCGGAGGCGGACTCAGTGTTCTCCCAGGACGCCGCGGCAACGGAACCCTGCCTTCCGCAGGCTCCGCACTCCGCAGCACAGAGCGGTAGCAGCCGGGCCTTCAGGAAGCACTGA